From Thalassotalea euphylliae, the proteins below share one genomic window:
- a CDS encoding zinc ribbon domain-containing protein YjdM: MSLPPCPACQSEYVYQDQSLLICPECAHEWDPAEVAEEDTIKVKDANGALLADGDKVTVIKDLKIKGSSQVIKIGTKATVRRVLDKKDHELDCKVDGVGEMMVTAQFVKKA, from the coding sequence ATGTCATTACCTCCTTGTCCTGCTTGCCAATCTGAGTATGTTTACCAAGATCAAAGCCTGTTAATTTGCCCAGAGTGTGCCCATGAGTGGGACCCTGCTGAAGTTGCAGAAGAAGACACCATTAAAGTCAAAGATGCTAACGGTGCATTACTCGCTGACGGCGACAAAGTAACGGTCATCAAAGATTTAAAAATCAAAGGTAGCTCGCAAGTCATTAAAATTGGTACTAAAGCTACCGTTCGCCGTGTACTGGATAAAAAAGATCACGAGTTAGACTGCAAAGTCGATGGTGTTGGCGAAATGATGGTAACAGCGCAGTTTGTAAAAAAAGCCTAG
- a CDS encoding S46 family peptidase, producing MASLLAVGSASMSAHADEGMWQPHQLQEISGKLKQAGLELDPTQMENLDQFPMNAIISLGGCTASFLSEQGLVVTNHHCAYGSIQYNSNEDNNLLEQGFVAKSLSEELQAAPGSRVYVTESLTNVTEKITGAIPSSTQGKAYFDAIEKNQKTLVAECETSQDYRCEVFSFHGGLEYFLIKQLAIRDVRLVYAPPSSIGKFGGDTDNWMWPRHTGDWSFYRAYVNKDGQPADYSKDNVPFKPKAFLKVNASGVEENDYVMVLGYPGRTNRYRTVEEVKNQFTWVYPTAKRYREEYIDVIKNTAPAQSEARIKYESTLAGLANYAKNYGSMVESFHKGDMLERKEKELAALKTWINTSKKRQRQYGKTLAELDNLIAQGQSHQKRDLILAYIARTNMYSVAKRLYRLAHEKNKPDAERKKGYQERDMNRFTQAMKRVNRRYDATVDKAVLAHFIAQYAKFPAEQRNSVFDKFFGISKNFDAKKLATKLDKMHSSTELDQEAVRLAWMNKSVEEFKASNDPYIQFAVSQYEHDRKLEKQDEALAGQLAQIRPQYMAAMIAFKQSKGEPVYADANSSLRITYGNVKGYSPQDGITATPFTTLEGMLAKYVAGDHEFDLFDNIRTAIKNKNYGAYYRESLGSVPVNYLSTLDITGGNSGSPTLNGKGEFVGLVFDGVYESIIGDWDYDAKLNRAIHTSVPFMLWTMENVDNAQNIVDELTIVK from the coding sequence ATGGCATCACTTTTAGCTGTTGGTTCAGCATCGATGTCAGCGCATGCTGACGAAGGTATGTGGCAACCACATCAACTGCAAGAAATCAGCGGTAAGCTTAAACAAGCTGGCCTTGAGCTTGATCCAACACAAATGGAAAACTTAGACCAATTCCCAATGAATGCCATTATCAGCTTGGGTGGCTGTACGGCTTCATTTTTATCTGAACAAGGGCTAGTTGTCACCAATCATCACTGTGCTTATGGCTCAATTCAATACAACTCTAATGAAGACAACAACCTGCTAGAGCAAGGTTTTGTCGCAAAATCTTTATCTGAGGAATTACAGGCTGCGCCGGGCTCTCGTGTATACGTAACTGAGTCGCTGACCAATGTGACCGAGAAAATTACTGGTGCTATTCCGTCATCAACTCAAGGCAAAGCCTACTTTGATGCAATTGAGAAAAACCAAAAAACCTTGGTAGCAGAATGTGAAACCTCACAAGATTACCGCTGCGAAGTATTTAGCTTTCACGGTGGCCTTGAGTACTTCCTCATCAAACAACTGGCAATTCGCGATGTGCGTTTAGTTTACGCACCGCCTTCTAGCATAGGTAAATTTGGTGGTGATACCGACAACTGGATGTGGCCGCGCCACACCGGTGACTGGTCTTTCTACCGCGCCTACGTAAACAAAGACGGCCAACCTGCCGATTACTCAAAAGACAACGTACCGTTTAAGCCAAAAGCGTTTCTAAAAGTGAATGCCAGCGGTGTTGAAGAAAACGACTATGTGATGGTACTTGGTTACCCAGGCCGCACAAACCGTTACCGTACAGTGGAAGAAGTAAAGAACCAATTTACTTGGGTCTACCCTACCGCCAAACGCTACCGCGAAGAGTACATTGACGTTATCAAGAACACTGCGCCTGCTCAAAGCGAAGCGCGCATCAAATATGAAAGCACGCTAGCGGGCCTTGCCAACTATGCGAAAAATTACGGCTCTATGGTCGAAAGCTTTCACAAAGGCGATATGCTTGAGCGCAAAGAAAAAGAGTTAGCAGCGCTAAAAACTTGGATTAACACATCGAAAAAACGCCAGCGCCAATACGGAAAAACGCTGGCCGAACTCGATAACTTAATTGCACAAGGTCAGTCACATCAAAAGCGTGATTTAATCTTGGCCTATATTGCTCGCACCAATATGTACAGTGTTGCCAAGCGCTTATATCGTCTAGCACACGAAAAAAACAAACCTGATGCAGAGCGTAAAAAAGGTTATCAAGAGCGTGACATGAACCGCTTCACCCAAGCGATGAAACGCGTTAATCGCCGTTACGATGCGACCGTTGATAAAGCCGTACTAGCACACTTTATCGCACAATACGCCAAGTTCCCTGCTGAGCAACGCAATTCAGTGTTTGATAAATTTTTTGGCATTAGTAAAAATTTTGATGCGAAAAAACTCGCCACTAAGCTAGATAAAATGCACAGCAGCACGGAACTTGATCAAGAAGCCGTGCGTTTAGCGTGGATGAACAAATCAGTCGAAGAGTTTAAAGCTAGCAACGACCCATACATTCAATTTGCTGTTTCACAATACGAGCACGACCGCAAACTTGAAAAGCAAGACGAAGCGCTTGCCGGCCAATTAGCGCAAATTCGCCCGCAATATATGGCGGCGATGATCGCTTTTAAACAATCGAAAGGTGAGCCAGTATACGCCGATGCTAACAGCTCATTACGTATCACCTACGGTAATGTGAAAGGCTACTCACCACAAGATGGTATTACCGCAACGCCGTTTACCACGCTTGAAGGCATGTTAGCTAAATATGTGGCAGGTGATCACGAGTTTGACTTGTTCGACAACATTCGCACTGCGATTAAGAACAAAAACTACGGCGCTTACTACCGTGAAAGCCTAGGCTCAGTGCCAGTTAACTATCTATCAACCTTAGATATCACAGGTGGTAACTCAGGCTCACCAACCTTGAACGGTAAAGGTGAATTTGTTGGCTTAGTATTCGATGGCGTTTATGAGTCGATTATCGGCGACTGGGATTACGATGCCAAGCTAAACCGCGCAATTCACACCAGTGTGCCATTTATGCTGTGGACAATGGAAAACGTGGATAACGCGCAAAATATTGTTGATGAGTTAACGATTGTTAAATAG
- a CDS encoding GNAT family N-acetyltransferase: MSFNFSVDNIHSQNTHETANLVVVTFNEREPLAKVNNAPPKEFAEFILDLTQHCANNGLGFVARELKTNKIIGAILAADLAESLNKADANDDEPSNPIASLIEELNNSYFKGEALPDNTYLNIKFVAMDDRFNGKGVVNELISKCIDEAKKKGFKYAQAEATGNISQHIFKNKLGFEEKAFIKYREFTLDGERPFFEITEHEGIKLLIKRI, translated from the coding sequence ATGTCTTTTAATTTTTCCGTAGACAATATTCATAGCCAAAATACACACGAAACAGCTAACCTAGTTGTCGTTACGTTTAATGAAAGAGAGCCGTTGGCCAAAGTAAATAATGCTCCACCAAAGGAGTTTGCTGAGTTCATTTTGGATTTAACGCAACATTGTGCAAATAACGGATTGGGGTTTGTCGCCAGAGAGTTAAAAACGAACAAAATAATAGGAGCCATTTTGGCTGCTGATCTGGCCGAGAGCTTGAACAAAGCTGATGCCAATGATGACGAGCCAAGTAACCCTATCGCTTCATTGATAGAGGAACTCAATAATAGCTATTTTAAAGGCGAAGCTTTACCTGATAATACCTATTTAAACATAAAGTTCGTTGCAATGGACGATAGATTTAATGGTAAAGGAGTCGTTAATGAATTGATATCGAAGTGTATTGACGAAGCCAAGAAAAAGGGATTCAAGTATGCGCAGGCTGAAGCTACAGGAAATATTTCTCAGCATATTTTTAAGAACAAATTAGGGTTCGAAGAGAAAGCATTTATTAAGTACCGTGAGTTTACTTTAGATGGTGAAAGACCGTTTTTTGAAATTACAGAGCATGAAGGAATTAAGCTACTTATAAAACGGATCTAA
- the pntB gene encoding Re/Si-specific NAD(P)(+) transhydrogenase subunit beta, translating into MSTGIITAAYIVAALLFIFSLAGLSKQETAQEGNNFGIAGMTLALLATIADPRVDNVTVIIVAMVIGAAIGFRLAKRVEMTEMPELVAILHSFVGLAAVLVGFNSYFDAHDSTALLTALSDEARVEQNIHLVEVFLGVFIGAVTFTGSIVAFGKLRGLINSAALMLPHRHKMNLAAGVVSFVLMIMFVNEGGNDGALYLMTAIALVFGWHLVASIGGADMPVVVSMLNSYSGWAAAAAGFMLSNDLLIVTGALVGSSGAILSYIMCKAMNRSFISVIAGGFGTEVSIDTDKDYGEHVEVQAEQVAEMLSNAKSVIITPGYGMAVAQAQYPVYEMTQKLKAKGVEVRFGIHPVAGRLPGHMNVLLAEAKVPYDIVEGMEEINDDFNETDVVLVIGANDTVNPAASEDPGSPIAGMPVLEVWNAKNVVVFKRSMSTGYAGVQNPLFFKDNSQMLFGDAKESVDKIVHALA; encoded by the coding sequence ATATCAACTGGAATTATTACTGCTGCTTATATCGTTGCCGCATTACTATTTATTTTTTCACTGGCTGGTTTAAGTAAGCAAGAAACTGCGCAAGAAGGTAATAACTTTGGTATTGCCGGTATGACGCTTGCCTTATTGGCAACCATTGCTGACCCTCGTGTTGATAATGTCACCGTTATCATTGTGGCTATGGTCATTGGTGCCGCAATTGGTTTCCGCCTAGCAAAACGCGTTGAAATGACCGAAATGCCTGAACTGGTTGCGATTCTTCACAGTTTCGTTGGTTTAGCGGCGGTATTAGTTGGCTTTAACAGCTACTTTGATGCGCATGACAGCACAGCGTTATTAACCGCTTTATCTGATGAAGCGCGTGTTGAGCAAAACATCCACTTGGTTGAAGTATTCTTGGGTGTATTTATCGGTGCGGTAACCTTCACAGGTTCAATTGTTGCCTTTGGTAAACTGCGCGGCCTAATTAACTCTGCGGCATTGATGTTACCTCATCGCCATAAAATGAACTTAGCTGCAGGTGTTGTTAGCTTTGTACTAATGATTATGTTCGTCAACGAAGGCGGCAACGACGGTGCCTTATATCTAATGACGGCTATTGCGTTAGTGTTTGGTTGGCACTTAGTGGCATCAATTGGTGGTGCTGATATGCCAGTGGTTGTTTCAATGCTGAACTCGTACTCAGGTTGGGCAGCGGCGGCAGCAGGCTTTATGTTAAGTAACGACTTATTGATTGTTACTGGTGCATTAGTAGGCTCGTCAGGTGCGATTCTTTCTTACATTATGTGTAAGGCGATGAACCGCTCATTTATCAGCGTAATTGCTGGTGGCTTCGGTACTGAAGTGAGCATTGATACTGACAAAGACTACGGCGAGCACGTTGAAGTACAAGCCGAGCAAGTGGCGGAAATGCTATCGAATGCTAAGTCAGTGATCATCACACCGGGTTACGGTATGGCGGTCGCACAAGCGCAATACCCAGTGTACGAAATGACGCAAAAGCTAAAAGCAAAAGGTGTTGAAGTGCGTTTTGGTATTCACCCTGTAGCGGGTCGCTTACCGGGTCATATGAACGTTCTACTGGCGGAAGCGAAAGTACCATACGATATCGTAGAGGGTATGGAAGAGATCAACGACGACTTTAACGAGACAGATGTGGTATTGGTTATCGGCGCGAACGATACGGTTAACCCGGCGGCAAGTGAAGACCCAGGTAGCCCAATTGCCGGTATGCCAGTACTTGAAGTCTGGAACGCGAAAAACGTTGTTGTCTTCAAGCGCTCAATGAGCACAGGTTACGCTGGTGTACAAAATCCACTGTTCTTTAAAGACAATAGCCAAATGTTATTTGGTGATGCGAAAGAATCAGTTGATAAAATTGTCCATGCGTTAGCCTAA
- a CDS encoding Re/Si-specific NAD(P)(+) transhydrogenase subunit alpha — protein MQIGIPKESLKGENRVAATPTSVKALKQRGFEVAIEKLAGKKASFHDSDYVEQGATLVSQDDVWQSDIIFKVNPPTDDEIDLMKEGAHLVSFIQPAQNSELVEKLKQKNITTIAMDMVPRMTRSQSLDALSSMANIAGYRAVVEASHQFGRFFTGQITAAGNLPPAKVMIIGAGVAGLAAIGAAGSLGAVVRAFDTRPEVKEQIESMGAEFLELDFEEEDTGSGDGYAKVMSKAFIEAEMALFAEQAKEVDIIITTAMIPGKPAPKLITEEMVASMKPGSVIVDLAAAGGGNCELTEPGKLTNVKGVKIIGYTDLVSRLPNQSSQLYANNLVNLTKLICPEKDGELAIDFEDQVIRNMLVVHDGEVTFPPPPIQVSAAPAAKPEPAKPVAAVEEVEEEKSPAKKYAMMAVAGLVFGWVASVAPSDFLAHFTVFVLACVVGYHVVWNVTHALHTPLMSVTNAISGIIVVGALLQVGSDNLVVQVLSGIAILIATINIVGGFFVTKRMLKMFQK, from the coding sequence ATGCAGATAGGTATCCCAAAAGAGTCGTTAAAAGGGGAAAATCGCGTTGCAGCTACCCCGACTTCGGTGAAAGCGTTAAAGCAAAGAGGTTTTGAAGTCGCTATTGAAAAACTCGCGGGTAAAAAAGCAAGTTTTCATGACAGTGATTATGTCGAGCAAGGAGCCACGCTTGTTAGCCAAGACGATGTTTGGCAAAGCGACATTATTTTCAAGGTGAACCCACCTACAGATGATGAAATCGACCTAATGAAGGAAGGTGCCCATCTCGTCAGTTTTATTCAACCAGCGCAAAACAGCGAATTGGTTGAAAAGCTCAAGCAAAAGAATATTACCACCATCGCCATGGACATGGTGCCACGTATGACACGCTCGCAGTCATTAGATGCACTGAGCTCAATGGCAAATATCGCCGGTTATCGTGCCGTTGTTGAAGCGTCACATCAGTTTGGCCGTTTCTTCACAGGTCAAATCACTGCAGCAGGTAACTTACCGCCAGCGAAAGTAATGATTATTGGTGCGGGGGTTGCAGGCCTTGCCGCCATTGGCGCCGCAGGTAGCTTAGGTGCGGTAGTACGTGCCTTTGACACTCGCCCTGAAGTAAAAGAACAAATCGAAAGTATGGGCGCGGAATTCCTTGAGTTAGATTTCGAGGAAGAAGATACCGGTAGTGGCGATGGCTACGCTAAGGTAATGAGTAAAGCCTTTATCGAGGCGGAAATGGCTTTGTTCGCAGAGCAAGCCAAAGAAGTCGATATTATTATCACTACCGCGATGATCCCAGGTAAACCAGCGCCTAAATTGATCACCGAAGAAATGGTTGCATCAATGAAGCCAGGTAGCGTGATTGTTGATTTAGCGGCGGCCGGTGGTGGTAACTGTGAGCTAACCGAGCCAGGCAAGCTAACTAACGTTAAAGGTGTAAAAATCATTGGTTACACCGATTTAGTGTCGCGTTTGCCGAATCAATCATCTCAGTTATACGCCAATAACTTAGTGAATCTAACTAAGCTTATTTGCCCTGAAAAAGACGGTGAGTTGGCGATTGATTTTGAAGACCAAGTGATCCGCAATATGTTAGTGGTTCACGACGGTGAAGTGACTTTCCCACCACCGCCAATTCAAGTAAGCGCCGCGCCAGCAGCTAAGCCGGAACCTGCGAAGCCAGTTGCGGCAGTTGAAGAAGTGGAAGAAGAAAAGAGCCCTGCGAAAAAGTACGCCATGATGGCGGTTGCTGGCTTAGTGTTTGGTTGGGTAGCAAGTGTTGCTCCGTCAGATTTTCTCGCACACTTCACGGTATTCGTACTCGCTTGTGTGGTTGGTTATCACGTTGTTTGGAACGTTACCCATGCATTGCATACGCCATTGATGAGTGTAACTAATGCTATTTCAGGCATTATCGTTGTTGGTGCATTGTTGCAAGTAGGCTCAGACAATCTCGTTGTACAAGTGTTGTCGGGCATTGCAATACTGATAGCGACAATCAATATCGTTGGTGGCTTCTTTGTTACCAAGCGTATGTTAAAAATGTTCCAGAAGTAG
- a CDS encoding gamma carbonic anhydrase family protein yields the protein MRYQLGKLVPLVDQSCFIAPNASVIGNVELKPNASIWFNVVMRGDMDKITIGEDSNIQDGSILHVDKGFPIEVGKQVTVGHKVMLHGCTIGDLSLIGMNAVVLNGAKIGKGCIIGANSLVTEGMEVPDGHLALGSPAKVIKPLDEKTRELLMQSAEHYVQNGQRYTDELVAIED from the coding sequence ATGCGTTATCAGTTAGGTAAATTAGTTCCACTCGTCGACCAGTCATGCTTTATTGCGCCTAATGCCAGTGTTATTGGCAATGTTGAGCTAAAGCCCAATGCCAGTATTTGGTTTAATGTAGTGATGCGCGGTGACATGGATAAGATCACCATAGGTGAAGACAGCAATATTCAAGACGGCAGTATTTTACACGTTGATAAAGGCTTCCCAATCGAAGTTGGCAAGCAAGTCACCGTTGGCCATAAAGTCATGCTGCACGGCTGTACTATTGGTGATTTAAGTTTGATTGGCATGAACGCCGTTGTGCTGAACGGCGCTAAAATTGGCAAAGGTTGTATTATTGGCGCCAACAGCCTAGTGACTGAAGGTATGGAAGTGCCCGATGGCCATTTAGCCCTTGGTTCACCCGCTAAAGTGATTAAGCCACTTGATGAAAAAACGCGTGAATTACTGATGCAATCAGCAGAGCATTATGTGCAAAACGGGCAGCGCTATACTGATGAGTTAGTGGCGATTGAAGACTAG
- a CDS encoding winged helix-turn-helix domain-containing protein, with the protein MKQVGEFVVDVEQGILRHKETQQEVIIEPKLFELLLLFIAQPNNLVSRQNILDKLWKGSLVTDNAINKLVANLRKALGDDVKKPRYIKTVPKRGYRLICKVVTPDDACNSEQTDCVTRSISQSISQSNSHPVSQSKERLDRLAEKPYHFAIAIVLIVLMASVFFMIYAGIGIENNESYSSKALTRTSGIESSARMHPNGKHLYYLKKRLKRRQSGSEYQLWVKDLNTSALKQVATNEHNISQIIAIVLGDAGQTTELFFLDKQQQHCGVYRAEVSSPSQTKQGLGATEKLFDCSDKRLKDIDYNAQQQTLYYAAQPKNFWPNQIYAFDIASKAHHLVSQVEPDGWGHHSLDISPDGEKLLIMSTDSDFKTQFLSINLSSGKVTEGVKFNQPVYEAIWHHDSKQVYYFGAPPVNQIMKSELNGNNASVVINTAERLSSGMSLFPDGKNIVFSTEQKNYNLRWLDAENNGVAIDNSRVNDIYPALFHQSEKHLFISERNGYRQLFLSEHRANYAEVISNFSQPYWIGYLAVSADDTHILLNARNQVYLLPIESLTDGLPITELSEQYLLYTSTEPIISLDFLSDSNAAITAVSNGNPELIVIDLDKKSIVQQKGLWSYGLTDSEHSDHYYLIEQTSNNLYRVNPKDNTLVAMNISLPIGFYHVKVDNGTLYYVLSENDKEYINIISLKNVRPKTKYLIQGFSSYDVANGKTIVSDIDSLEGDVHRTLY; encoded by the coding sequence ATGAAGCAAGTTGGTGAGTTTGTCGTTGATGTTGAGCAGGGAATTTTACGACACAAGGAAACACAGCAAGAGGTTATTATTGAGCCAAAGTTGTTTGAGCTTTTGCTGCTGTTTATTGCACAGCCCAATAACCTTGTGTCACGACAAAATATCCTCGACAAGCTTTGGAAAGGGTCGCTAGTTACCGATAATGCCATTAATAAACTGGTTGCAAACTTACGTAAAGCGCTTGGCGATGATGTTAAAAAACCTCGCTATATTAAGACGGTGCCAAAACGCGGCTATCGGTTAATTTGCAAAGTTGTTACTCCCGATGATGCTTGTAATAGTGAGCAAACTGATTGTGTGACCCGCTCAATTAGTCAGTCAATTAGCCAATCCAATAGCCACCCCGTTAGCCAATCGAAGGAACGATTAGATAGGCTTGCAGAAAAGCCATACCATTTCGCTATAGCCATAGTTCTTATCGTATTAATGGCCTCCGTTTTTTTCATGATTTATGCAGGCATCGGTATTGAAAATAATGAAAGTTATTCTTCCAAAGCGCTGACACGCACATCTGGCATTGAAAGCTCTGCACGTATGCACCCAAATGGTAAACATCTCTATTATCTGAAAAAACGTTTAAAAAGAAGGCAGAGTGGCAGCGAATATCAGCTTTGGGTCAAAGATTTAAATACCTCAGCGCTCAAACAAGTCGCTACCAATGAGCACAACATCAGCCAAATTATCGCTATCGTTTTGGGTGACGCAGGCCAAACTACCGAGCTATTTTTTCTCGATAAGCAGCAACAGCACTGCGGGGTATATCGCGCTGAAGTTTCTTCACCTAGCCAAACCAAACAAGGATTAGGGGCAACGGAAAAATTGTTCGATTGTAGTGACAAGCGCTTAAAAGATATCGACTACAACGCGCAGCAACAAACGCTGTACTACGCAGCTCAACCAAAAAATTTCTGGCCGAATCAAATTTATGCTTTTGATATAGCAAGTAAAGCACATCATTTGGTTTCTCAAGTTGAACCTGATGGTTGGGGGCATCATAGTCTTGATATTTCTCCTGATGGCGAGAAGCTATTGATCATGAGCACGGATAGCGATTTTAAAACGCAGTTTTTGTCGATCAACCTGAGCAGTGGCAAGGTTACCGAAGGGGTTAAGTTCAACCAGCCTGTTTACGAGGCGATTTGGCACCATGATTCCAAGCAAGTTTATTACTTCGGCGCACCACCAGTAAATCAAATTATGAAAAGTGAGCTAAATGGCAATAACGCGAGTGTTGTTATCAATACCGCTGAGCGACTATCGTCGGGTATGTCGTTGTTCCCCGATGGCAAAAATATTGTATTTAGCACGGAGCAAAAAAATTATAACCTTAGGTGGTTGGATGCCGAGAATAATGGCGTTGCTATTGATAACTCTAGGGTAAATGATATTTATCCTGCGCTGTTTCACCAAAGCGAAAAGCACTTATTTATATCGGAGCGCAATGGCTATCGGCAGCTGTTTTTATCCGAACACAGAGCGAATTATGCTGAAGTGATAAGCAATTTTTCTCAGCCTTATTGGATAGGGTATTTGGCCGTTTCTGCTGATGATACACATATTTTGCTCAACGCCCGAAACCAAGTGTACTTGTTACCAATTGAATCGCTCACGGATGGCCTGCCAATCACTGAGTTATCGGAACAGTACCTTTTGTACACGAGCACAGAACCAATTATTTCTTTGGACTTTTTAAGTGATAGCAACGCTGCAATTACCGCCGTTAGCAATGGTAACCCTGAATTAATAGTTATTGATTTAGATAAGAAAAGTATTGTTCAACAGAAAGGCTTATGGTCATATGGGTTAACGGATAGTGAGCATTCTGACCACTACTATCTCATTGAGCAAACTAGCAATAATTTATATCGCGTTAACCCAAAAGATAATACCTTGGTCGCGATGAACATATCGCTGCCAATAGGTTTCTATCATGTGAAAGTAGACAATGGCACGCTGTATTACGTTCTTAGTGAGAATGATAAAGAGTACATAAATATCATTTCGTTGAAAAACGTTAGGCCAAAAACTAAATATCTTATTCAAGGGTTTTCGAGCTACGATGTCGCTAACGGAAAAACTATTGTCAGTGATATAGATAGCCTGGAAGGTGATGTTCATCGAACACTTTATTAA
- a CDS encoding alpha/beta hydrolase-fold protein has product MTKNLIIVITLTLLALIHSAQAKVRGSSTLDGLYSTILDEQRDLIVQLPNSYELNKNRNYPVLYLLDGQRNFQHVVGTLDLLNQSHMADEMIIVAIKNTYRTRDFTPTYDESYNRWGISGGADKFLDFIEQELFPYVNKKYRTNGFDIISGHSLSGLLAIYSLQTRPSLFQAHFAFSPSLWWHEKTIVKSAKTFYADKRPLNNYLYTNMGNEGGHMLTSFQQYKEILKTNAREGFGYHADLIEQEGHNTTALAGHNQAFIQLFKHLSPPQTDIDEGLEAVLQFYKEAAKQYGSALRPSYQTYKKLAYAALKEKEFVKAIQIFETYIDAYPNNSGAYFRLAQAHEMNNELNKAIKMVDKALTLSQIENVENNAFKTYKTHLLALRKESH; this is encoded by the coding sequence ATGACTAAAAACCTCATCATAGTGATAACATTAACCCTATTGGCCTTAATACATAGCGCACAAGCAAAGGTGAGAGGGAGCTCAACACTTGACGGGCTTTACTCCACAATACTCGACGAGCAACGTGATTTAATCGTACAGCTACCTAACAGCTATGAGCTCAACAAAAACCGCAATTACCCTGTGCTATACCTGCTCGATGGTCAAAGAAACTTCCAACATGTCGTCGGCACGTTGGATTTACTCAATCAGTCACACATGGCTGACGAAATGATCATTGTTGCGATTAAAAACACGTATCGTACACGGGATTTCACACCAACGTATGATGAAAGCTATAACCGATGGGGAATTTCTGGTGGTGCTGATAAATTTCTCGACTTTATCGAGCAAGAGCTTTTTCCTTATGTGAACAAAAAATATCGCACCAACGGCTTCGACATCATCTCTGGGCACTCACTCAGTGGTTTACTGGCAATATACTCGCTACAAACTAGGCCATCACTGTTTCAAGCACACTTTGCCTTTAGCCCAAGCTTGTGGTGGCACGAAAAGACCATCGTAAAGAGTGCGAAAACGTTTTACGCAGATAAACGGCCCTTAAACAACTATTTGTATACCAATATGGGCAATGAAGGCGGTCATATGCTAACTAGCTTTCAGCAGTACAAAGAAATACTAAAAACTAACGCTCGGGAAGGTTTTGGTTACCACGCCGATTTAATCGAGCAGGAAGGCCATAACACCACAGCCCTTGCTGGCCATAACCAAGCTTTTATTCAATTATTTAAACACTTATCGCCTCCACAAACTGATATTGACGAGGGCTTAGAGGCTGTTTTGCAATTCTACAAAGAAGCTGCCAAGCAGTATGGCTCAGCACTCAGGCCAAGCTACCAAACGTATAAAAAGCTTGCTTACGCAGCGTTGAAGGAAAAAGAATTCGTAAAAGCCATTCAAATATTTGAAACATACATCGATGCCTACCCCAACAATTCAGGCGCTTATTTTCGTCTAGCACAGGCACACGAAATGAATAATGAGCTCAACAAAGCAATTAAAATGGTGGATAAGGCCCTAACGCTAAGCCAGATAGAAAATGTCGAAAACAACGCATTTAAAACGTATAAAACTCACCTGCTGGCGCTGAGGAAAGAATCGCATTAG
- a CDS encoding DUF2306 domain-containing protein: protein MNSFINEPLGAIHTFAAVVALIIGAIVLASTKGNARHQTRGYTYIVSMLVINITAIPITNMSGNIGLFHLFILLSLPTTLLAIYYPLSARFSSKLPSSNNGNWLMQHFTFTYWSYVGLVATFVAEVMVRLPSIMLAAD from the coding sequence ATGAACAGTTTTATAAACGAACCTCTTGGAGCAATTCATACGTTTGCTGCAGTTGTCGCACTCATTATTGGTGCGATAGTACTTGCCTCAACAAAAGGTAATGCTCGGCATCAAACACGAGGTTATACGTATATCGTTAGTATGCTTGTGATTAATATCACCGCGATACCAATCACTAATATGTCGGGCAACATTGGTTTGTTTCACCTGTTTATACTGCTCAGTTTGCCAACCACTCTACTAGCAATTTATTACCCTTTGTCGGCTCGCTTCTCTAGCAAGTTGCCTAGTAGCAATAATGGCAATTGGTTGATGCAACACTTTACATTCACTTACTGGAGCTACGTTGGTTTAGTCGCCACCTTTGTCGCTGAAGTAATGGTAAGATTGCCAAGTATTATGCTGGCCGCTGACTGA